ATAATTGTTTAACACCTGTTGAATAATTTAATAGCTAATTTTTAACGCTCATGTTCACAAAAACTATCGGTCTTCAAAAATTTTCGATTTTTGAAACCTCGAAAACAAAGCATTCGAAAATTTACAATTTTCGATGCGTCAAATCAAAGATTTAACAGTTTTCGAAGGTTTTTGTAACAGTAAAAATCGCAGCGGACAAATACTTCGTATTTGTCGCGTCAAAATCAAAGATTTTGACAGCTTGCAAAATTCATAGAATTTTGCAGCCCAAAAAACCTTCGGTTTTTTGAGAGATTTTTACATGTCCATGATCCTGTGCATGAGTTATACTTCATGTTAAATTGTAATTTTTAATTGATTATATGGGATTTATCTTAAAAAAATACGATTTACTTAACCAGACACACGAGTGAAGCGATATTATCTACACAACATTCTGGGCATGAGCAATTTTTAATTATTCTTTTATATTATCAACTTGAAATGAATTAAAATCTCTTATTATATTCTAACTCTTTAAATTTTATCCTAAATTTTGTTCCTTCAGTTTTATCTAATTTTATAGAACCATCTAACTGGTTTACAAGCATATTTACTAATCGCAGACCTAATGATGAATTTACATTTTTAAAATCAATATTTTCCGGGAAACCAATCCCATTATCACTTATAATAAGTTCAAACTCTTCCCCATATGAATTAATACTCACTGATATTTTCCCTGGCTCATGATTTGAATCTGAAAATTTTCCATTTTCAGGTCCACGGCCATAAACCGTTGGAAATGCGTATTTTAGGCTGTTAGAAACCAGTTCGCTTACTATTAGGCCACATGGAACTGCAGTTTCAATATTTAATAAAACTGGTTCAGATTTAATAAAGAACTCAATATTGTTTTTAGCACCATAAGAAATAAATAAATCATGAACCAGATTTTCGATGTAACTTACGAAGTTTATACTGGTCAGATCGGTGGATTGATAAAGCATTTCATGAATTATAGCCATAGATTTAACTCTGTTTTGACTCTCCTGTAAAACATTAATTGCTTCTTGCTCATCAACATAATTAGCCTGAAGGTCAAGTAAACTAGAAATTATCTGCAAATTATTCTTAACCCTATGGTGTATTTCCATTAAAAGAGTTTCTTTCTCTTTAAGCGATGCTTTAATATCATTTACAGCTTTTTTACGCTCACTAATATCACGAAAAACAACCTGTATTGCTTTTTTACCCTCATAAATGAAAGCTGTTGCTAAAACTTCCACATATACTATCGTTCCATCAGGCCGTACAAATTTTTCTTCAATAGGTGGAACAGTCTCACCTTTCTCTAACATGTTTTGCACGCGCTTTGATACTATTTCATCGTACTTTGGATGCACAAAATTAAATAATGACTTATTAAAATATTTATATGGATTTTTTACTCCCAAAAGTTTAATTGCTGCACTATTTGCAGAAATGATCTTACCTTCACTATGAATAACAACTGCATCAAATGAATTTTCTAATAACTTACGATAATGGTTTTCACTTTCTCTAAGTGCTCTCTTTGATCTTTTCTTTTCAGTAATGTCTAAAAAAGAAATTACCCGATCTCTTGTATAAGGAATTAAGTCAATAGTTACATAAACATCTCGGATATCTCCCTGTTTATTTATCAACTTAATTTCATAATTTTTTGGAGCGGAATCAGGGTCATTTCCCCTTAAATTATGATAATTCGTTAACTGTTCCAGGTCTTCTTCTAGTGCAAAATCCATAAGACTTTTTTTGCCTTCTAGTTCTTCCTTTGAATATCCAGAAAACTTTTCAAATTCAGTATTTGCAAGAGAAATAACAATATCTTCTCCAATTATTAATGTTGCAGTTCCAGTATTCTCAAAAATAGTTCTATAATACAATTCTGATGTTTTAAGTGCTTTTTCTGCCTTTTTAGATTCACTGATATCATGACAGATCACATTTAATGCGAATATTTCATTATTCATCTTTAATGGAGTTAAATATGTTTTAACATAGCGAATTTCATCATTTCTATCAATAAACCTTGATTCACCAATTTTAGTCTTATTTTCTCTTAAAACATGGGATATATTGTCCACATGTAATGACATTTCTTCATCAAGCAATAATTTCAGTTCTTTAAAGTTCTTGCCAACTAATTCTTCCCAAGTTAACCCTACCACTTCACACGCTGCTTTATTTACATCTATTAAATTACCATCTAATCCTATAATTATCATATAGTCCGGAGATGAATTAAAAATAGTCTTATACCTTTGTTCATTTTCTTTCAGTTGTTTTTCCGCTTTTTTACCTTCAGTAATATCTTTCATGAAACTTTTTAAATATTTTACCGAATCATCACAATTTTTAAAAGCTTTATATATCATTTTAGGGTATATAATCTCTTTGTTTAACATGATACTCATTAATTTAGTTTCACAGATGTTTAAATATAATTAAATTCTTTGTGAAAATTAGCACGAAAAAATAGTTAATATTACCTTATTTATATAAATTATCATATAAATGAATTCTTTTCCAGATTCAAGCAATAATAATTTTTTCTATCTGTTTTAAAGGACATACAAAAATAAAAAAAAGTAAAAAATTTAATAAGTTTCATTCAATGACCTAAACCAACTTTTGAAACATGAGAAACCAGTAATATTTGAACCTTTAATTATAAATCTGGAAAAATATCTTATTTTTTGAATTAAACTGTAACATTGTTTATTAAAATAACCTGTGTTTGGTTGTTTCCATACAATATGATCACTTCATTAAAGTGCTTTTTGGAGTTATAAACTATTCAGCTATGTAATTATTTGTATTCCCTAAAACCTTTAATGATGTTAACATATCTATAAAAAATTAAAAAAAATATGTTTGTTTTTTTAATCCATCGGTGATAAACTACTGGTCTGGATTAAAGATTAAAACGTTGAAATAACATCGCCCAGTAGTTTTATGGATTTTTCTTTATCAGGACCTATTGGTGAACCTGCAACAAACTGAGTTACACCCATTTCTTCCAGGGCTTCAATTTTTGGTATGAAATCATCAGGTGCCCCACAAACAGAGAATGCATCTATTAACTTGTTATCTACAGCAGCTATTGCCCCTCCAAAGTCTCCTTTACCAAGAAGTTCTGCTATTTTTCCAGCTGCAGCATCATCTATGCCGTGTCTTTTTAAAACAGGTGCTGGTGAGCCTCTTGCAATAAATGCCACTACTATTTTAGCTGCCCCGACAGCTTTACCTGCATCGCCGTCAATGGAACAACAGGTGTATGCTGCAACATCTACATCATCTACATTTTTACCGCCGGCTTCTGCCCCTTCTTTTATAAGCGGAATTGCAGTTTCAAAATCTTTAGGGTTTGATGCGTTAATTAAGACCCCATCTGAAATTTCACCCGCGGTTTTAAGCATCATAGGTCCTTGAGCTCCCATATACATTGGTACTTTTTCCTGCACTGCTTTAACGCCTTTAAGGAATGCACCGCTTTCAGTTTTTTCTTTGCTGAGTAATGTTTCCATGGTGGCGATGGATTCTTTTAGTGTGCTTACTGGTTTTGTCCATTCGATACCTAACGCGTCAAAAGAGGCTTTATCTCCAGGCCCAATACCTAAAGTCGCCCTTCCGTTTGACAGTTCGTCTATAGTTGCAATTGCTGAAGCAGTTATGGCTGGATTTCTGACGTAGGGGTTGGTTACCCCCGGACCAATTTTTATGGTTTCAGTTCCTTCAGCTATAAGACCTAAGGTTACATAGACGTTTTTGTTGTCATAATGGTCTGTAACCCACGCATATTCAAATCCAACATCTTCTGCCAGTTTTACCAGCTTAACAATTTTATCTACTGGCTCGTTTGGAAGAAATTCTATACCAAATTTCATATCATTTACCTCCTTTGAAACTCACGGTCATTATTTATTAAAACCAATGGTAATTTTTTTTTAAAACCACTGGTCATTATTTATTATAACTGGTGGTCATTATTTATAAATGTTTTGTTTTTTTCTGTAAAGGGAGTGTAATTAAAATTAATGGATTAAAACAAGTATAACAAGGCCTAATTATATTTTTAAACTTTAATATATGATAAAAATAAATTAAATAGATTTAAATTCATAAAAACAAAAAAATCGAATATTTATGCAAGTATCTATCTACTATTTAACATGAAAATTAATTACAACAAAACTGCCCTAATTTTAACTGTAATTGGAGCCGCCCTTTTTGTAATCAACGCTTTGGATGTGTTTTTAGGGTATAAAATAACCCACGGAAAAGGGTTCCAAGTTATAGGGTTAATTTTAATTGCTGTTGGAGTTGTAGTTTGGAGAATTAGACTTTAATAGAAATTCAAACTATAGTTTTATGGCACGGATACTATCTAAAAAGCTTTAAAAATTAGTTAAAATTATAAAAAATTATTTGTAGAAAAAATCGATTTCCAGCTTGTCAGTATCAACAAATATCTGGTTGTAACTGCCTGTTTCCATGATTTCTGTGAGTTCTTCCATGAACTGGTTGTTAATTGAAAATCCCCTGCCTGTAAAAAAACTTAGTTTTATAAATTTACCTTTATCATCTTCAAAGAGACCTATTTTAATTTCATTGATGATCCGAAACTTGCTCCTAAAACCATCGAGCTTTTTCCTGATTCTGTTTATTAAATCGTTTCTTTTTGCCCTTGCATTGGCCTCTAATTCAAATATTTCATTTAAATCGTCTGAAAACATTGAAACCACTTAATATTATTTATTGAGATATTGTTAATATAGTTATGGTTGGCTAATCCCAAAGTCCTCAAACGCCTTTTGACTGGCAAACTCAAATGCTTCATCCATGATCGAGACTCTTTTCTGCAATTCCCCCAATTTTTTCCAAAAATTTTAACCCTATCAAGATGTCTAAAAGGAAAGAAGTCTAAAGACCTAAAAAGGAAAAAATAAATCTCTGAAGGTTTATTGGTTAATATAGAACTTCAAAGAAGATATTTAAAATATCTAACTGTCAAAAAGTTTTATGGTGAGAATAATGCCTTTAACAATTAATTATAAAAGAAACCGGGAAATTAAAGAGAAATATCCAGAAAGAAGCGACTTAGAAATATGGCTGATGACACACAGCTGGAAAATACGAAAACTCAACGCTAAGCTTGATGGAAAGCCACTTGCAGAGTTAATAAGGTTAGATGAGAGGTTAATTGTTGTAATTGATGGGAAAAATAAAAAAATGAATATTTTAAATGATGTGGAAATTGAAGATTTTTAAATTGATCTATTTCTTCCGCAACTCTCAAAAAATAAGTTCAATTATAAACCAAGCATTAAATACAATTATTTAGCAAATTTACCTTTTTTAACTTCTTTTTTAATCTCAGAAAGCTCTTTTTTATAATCTTCAGAGATATGTGTCACACTTTCCTTTTGACTTGATTTAACCTGTTTACCTATTTCAATATCTGCTAAACTTAATTGAAACGCACTGATAAGTTGGGTAATCTCAGAGTCCATATTTACCTTGTAGAGCTGGCTGCGCCCTACCATTTTTGTAGGTTTAATAATACCATATTCCTCTAATTGACCTAAAAAATTATATAATGTACTTCTTGCTATTCCAGAATAGTTAGCAATGTCTGTTTTGGTATATTCAGACCATGGATTAGATATTAATAAATCTATGACCTTAACTTTGGGACATGACCCAAATATTTCTGTAAGCAAAAAATCCCCCCATAATGTATTATTATACTACAATGATGTATTTAAAATATACGTTAACTATTTAATACATTTAACCATAACTTGTAATATGAGCATAGATCCCAAAGAAAAAGTATTATTTAATTTGTTGGCACATGGCTATATCAACAAACGGCACACCACTATTGATAATGCATGTAAGTCATTTCCCAAGGGAGAAAAAAATAAAGCCAAACACGCTATAAATGAGCTGATTTTAGAAGGGATCATTCTAGTCAAAAAGACACATCATGGGGCAGATATTTATATTAATCCTAAAATGATACGAGATATATTAGAAATGCCAGGAATAAAAGCATTACTTGAAGAAAATAGATTTTTAAAGGGCAGATTCCAAAAATATCTTAAAAATTATTAAAAAATTCCATTTAATAAAATATTAATTTTTACAAGATGAACTACTCATCTACTGCCCATCTCATCTTCAAATATCTTATCTATATCATTGAAAAGCCCATCTATATCTTCTACTTCTCCATGCACTTCTACTTCTTCCCCAATCCCAGTAGCTGCCAGTATGTTCTGAAATGCGTTAAGAGCCTTTACAGCCAGAGAATCCATATCTATAGAGTACAACTGAGTATTTCCTATTTTTCTTGTGGGTTTAATTAATTTATATTTATTTAATTCATCAAAAAATTCGTATAAAGTACCTCTTGCTATATCAGCACATTCTGCAATGTCTTTTTTTGAGTATTCAGTGTACGGGTGCGAAAGCAGGAGGTCAATTACTCTAATTCTGGGATAATTTCTGAAAAATTCAGTTAACATTTTTCACACTTCCATGTTCAATTATTGAACACTTAACGTATAATTTTTGGGATCAACATACAAATAGTCAAAATATTTGATTAATTGTACAGCTTTAAATAAAAAAATAAGGTTTAAAATAATTCTGAAATCTTTTGATTTTCAAAAGATTCCCACGCCAGTCAAAAACCGAAAACCCTATTCCGGCGGCAAAACTTCAAACAACAGCTCTTTAAAGTCACCTAACAGTTCTTTTGGAAACATTAAGCCCACACAAATTACAAGGACACCTGTACCTAAAACACCATCTTCCTTATTGGGATCATCTATAAGTTCCTCACCAAAAACTAATTTT
The Methanobacterium bryantii genome window above contains:
- a CDS encoding PAS domain-containing sensor histidine kinase, translating into MKDITEGKKAEKQLKENEQRYKTIFNSSPDYMIIIGLDGNLIDVNKAACEVVGLTWEELVGKNFKELKLLLDEEMSLHVDNISHVLRENKTKIGESRFIDRNDEIRYVKTYLTPLKMNNEIFALNVICHDISESKKAEKALKTSELYYRTIFENTGTATLIIGEDIVISLANTEFEKFSGYSKEELEGKKSLMDFALEEDLEQLTNYHNLRGNDPDSAPKNYEIKLINKQGDIRDVYVTIDLIPYTRDRVISFLDITEKKRSKRALRESENHYRKLLENSFDAVVIHSEGKIISANSAAIKLLGVKNPYKYFNKSLFNFVHPKYDEIVSKRVQNMLEKGETVPPIEEKFVRPDGTIVYVEVLATAFIYEGKKAIQVVFRDISERKKAVNDIKASLKEKETLLMEIHHRVKNNLQIISSLLDLQANYVDEQEAINVLQESQNRVKSMAIIHEMLYQSTDLTSINFVSYIENLVHDLFISYGAKNNIEFFIKSEPVLLNIETAVPCGLIVSELVSNSLKYAFPTVYGRGPENGKFSDSNHEPGKISVSINSYGEEFELIISDNGIGFPENIDFKNVNSSLGLRLVNMLVNQLDGSIKLDKTEGTKFRIKFKELEYNKRF
- the mer gene encoding 5,10-methylenetetrahydromethanopterin reductase; this encodes MKFGIEFLPNEPVDKIVKLVKLAEDVGFEYAWVTDHYDNKNVYVTLGLIAEGTETIKIGPGVTNPYVRNPAITASAIATIDELSNGRATLGIGPGDKASFDALGIEWTKPVSTLKESIATMETLLSKEKTESGAFLKGVKAVQEKVPMYMGAQGPMMLKTAGEISDGVLINASNPKDFETAIPLIKEGAEAGGKNVDDVDVAAYTCCSIDGDAGKAVGAAKIVVAFIARGSPAPVLKRHGIDDAAAGKIAELLGKGDFGGAIAAVDNKLIDAFSVCGAPDDFIPKIEALEEMGVTQFVAGSPIGPDKEKSIKLLGDVISTF
- a CDS encoding winged helix-turn-helix domain-containing protein yields the protein MLTEIFGSCPKVKVIDLLISNPWSEYTKTDIANYSGIARSTLYNFLGQLEEYGIIKPTKMVGRSQLYKVNMDSEITQLISAFQLSLADIEIGKQVKSSQKESVTHISEDYKKELSEIKKEVKKGKFAK
- a CDS encoding helix-turn-helix domain-containing protein codes for the protein MLTEFFRNYPRIRVIDLLLSHPYTEYSKKDIAECADIARGTLYEFFDELNKYKLIKPTRKIGNTQLYSIDMDSLAVKALNAFQNILAATGIGEEVEVHGEVEDIDGLFNDIDKIFEDEMGSR